In Dromiciops gliroides isolate mDroGli1 chromosome 4, mDroGli1.pri, whole genome shotgun sequence, one DNA window encodes the following:
- the C4H6orf58 gene encoding protein LEG1 homolog yields MLTVPEMILLLPSLLCALAGYVSASLSETSDLTDLYPPLWKECPGQLSDYSVEDGVYIIDPWLYTERMGMYKILITLTAEYFERFAPNNEANILWGLPLQHGWQYETDRLTDPTNETKCGRQNGDPTCISVDSWWACKNYYLSVLPFFGAIEAGVLGISSDQVKVLPPPKDQIHFCYDVTDCRSSFPAAMTKWKMFFQQIKKPSKSLDDLLKYLWDAHVTSLEAARYIFDNRYLYISKPESDFAKSWVKAVDYIAASRFETTLKKTTRFQKALPPRLLKHDDHLLSINDFTDSQNRILFLLDLLNKMDDASGHKLLTWFRNFMKSKLLRKIVNAIMEEGIKNYNITPQELDIIFSQYI; encoded by the exons ATGCTCACAGTCCCAGAGATGATACTTTTGCTACCTTCCCTACTTTGTGCCTTAGCTGGCTATGTTTCTGCTTCTTTGTCAGAAACTTCAGATCTCACAGATCTCTATCCTCCACTTTGGAAGGAGTGTCCTGGCCAGTTGAGTGACTACAGTGTAGAGGATGGGGTATACATCATTGATCCATGGCTATATACTGAAAGAATGGGGATGTACAAAATCTTAATTACATTGACAGCTGAATATTTTGAAAGATTTGCACCAAATAATGAAGCAAACATTTTATGGGGACTGCCTCTACAGCATGGATGGCAATATGAAACAG ACAGATTAACTGATCCTACCAATGAGACTAAGTGTGGCAGACAAAATGGAGACCCTACATGCATTTCTGTGGACAGCTGGTGGGCCT GCAAGAATTACTATCTATCTGTGCTACCCTTCTTTGGTGCAATTGAGGCTGGAGTATTAGGGATCTCATCAGACCAAGTGAAAGTTTTGCCACCACCAAAGGACCAGATACATTTCTGTTATGATGTCACTGATTGTCGTTCATCCTTCCCAGCTGCtatgacaaaatggaaaatgttttttcAG CAAATAAAGAAACCTTCCAAAAGCTTAGATGACTTGCTGAAATACTTATGGGATGCACATGTAACAAGCCTTGAAGCAGCCAGATACATTTTTGACAATAG ataTCTATATATCAGCAAGCCAGAGTCAGATTTTGCAAAAAGTTGGGTAAAGGCTGTGGATtatattgcagcaagccgcttTGAAACAACTTTGAAGAAAACTACTAGATTCCAGAAGGCTCTGCCTCCAAGACTGCTCAAGCATGATGACCATCTCCTCTCCATTAATGATTTCACTGATTCCCAGAACAGAATCTTGTTTTTGCTTGATCTTTTAAACAAGATGGATGATGCTTCAG gACACAAACTTTTGACTTGGTTCAGAAATTTCATGAAGTCTAAACTTCTAAGGAAGATAGTCAATGCTATAATGGAAGAGGGTATTAAAAACTATAATATAACACCTCAGGAATTGgatattattttttcacaatacaTATGA